Proteins found in one Salmo salar chromosome ssa26, Ssal_v3.1, whole genome shotgun sequence genomic segment:
- the LOC123730763 gene encoding serum amyloid A-5 protein, translating to MKLLLAGLVLTLVVGAQAQWYRFPGEAARGAKDMWRAYGDMKDANWKNSDKYFHARGNYDAARRGPGGRWAAAVISNGREMVQGSSGRGHEDSAADQEANRWGRNGGDPNRYRPNGLPRNY from the exons ATGAAGCTGCTTCTAGCTGGACTTGTTCTGACCCTCGTTGTAGGAGCTCAAGCTCAGTGGTACCGCTTCCCTGGTGAAGCTGCTCGAG GTGCTAAAGACATGTGGCGTGCATATGGCGACATGAAGGACGCCAACTGGAAAAACTCAGACAAGTACTTCCACGCTCGGGGCAACTATGATGCTGCCAGGAGAGGACCAGGGGGCAGGTGGGCAGCAGCAGTCATCAG TAATGGCCGGGAGATGGTTCAGGGTTCCAGTGGTCGAGGACATGAGGACTCAGCAGCTGACCAGGAGGCTAACCGCTGGGGACGTAATGGAGGGGACCCCAACCGCTACAGACCAAATGGACTCCCAAGGAACTACTGA
- the LOC106587515 gene encoding mitochondrial glutamate carrier 1 isoform X2 → MNTLHFRSRLQIHRQMADKQISLPAKLINGGIAGLIGVTCVFPIDLAKTRLQNQQNGPRLSTMLSDCLIKTIRSEGYFGIYRGAAVNLTLVTPEKAIKLAANDFFRQHLSKDGQKLTLLREMLAGCGAGTCQVIITTPMEMLKIQLQDAGRIEAQRKLMSQAAVGAPGGPVELRSHTAMQLTRELLRSQGIAGLYKGLGATLLRDVPFSIIYFPLFANLNSLGGRGADGPAPFYVSFASGCIAGSTAAVAVNPVDVIKTRIQTMTRGSQEDTYSGVTDCIRKILRQEGPSAFLKGAYCRALVIAPLFGIAQVVYFLGMGEFLLSFLPQQNN, encoded by the exons ATGAACACTCTTCATTTCAG ATCACGtttacagatacacagacagatggCTGACAAGCAGATCAG tttACCTGCCAAATTGATCAATGGGGGAATTGCTGGACTGATAGGTGTGACATGTGTATTTCCTATTGACCTAGCCAAGACCCGTCTCCAGAACCAGCAAAATGGTCCCCGTCTCTCCACAATGCT GTCAGATTGCCTTATCAAGACCATCCGGTCAGAGGGATACTTTGGCATATACAGAG GTGCTGCTGTAAACCTGACTCTGGTCACTCCAGAGAAGGCCATCAAACTAGCTGCCAATGACTTCTTTAGACAGCACCTGTCCAAGGATGG tcagaagCTCACCCTGCTGAGGGAGATGCTGGCAGGTTGTGGTGCTGGTACATGTCAA GTCATCATCACCACTCCCATGGAGATGCTAAAGATCCAGTTACAGGATGCAGGGCGGATAG AGGCTCAGAGGAAGCTGATGTCCCAGGCTGCAGTTGGGGCCCCTGGGGGCCCAGTGGAGTTGAGGTCCCATACAGCAATGCAGCTCACCCGGGAGCTGCTGAGGAGCCAGGGCATTGCAGGGCTCTACAAGGGCCTGGGGGCCACACTCCTGAG GGACGTGCCATTCTCCATAATCTACTTCCCCCTGTTTGCCAATCTGAACAGTCTTGGTGGCCGTGGGGCTGATGGCCCCGCTCCCTTTTATGTGTCCTTTGCATCAGGCTGCATCGCTGGCAGTACAGCTGCTGTGGCAGTTAATCCTGTGGATG TGATTAAGACCAGAATTCAGACCATGACACGGGGAAGTCAGGAGGACACCTACAGCGGAGTGACAGACTGCATCAG GAAGATTCTGCGCCAAGAGGGTCCCTCTGCTTTCCTGAAGGGGGCGTACTGCCGTGCTCTGGTCATTGCTCCCCTCTTTGGCATCGCACAGGTGGTCTACTTCCTGGGAATGGGAGAGTTCCTTCTCAGCTTCCTGCCTCAACAGAACAACTAG
- the LOC106587515 gene encoding mitochondrial glutamate carrier 1 isoform X1 has protein sequence MSDCLIKTIKSEGYFGMYRGAAVNLTLVTPEKAIKLAANDFFRQHLSKDGQKLTLLREMLAGCGAGTCQVIITTPMEMLKIQLQDAGRIEAQRKLMSQAAVGAPGGPVELRSHTAMQLTRELLRSQGIAGLYKGLGATLLRDVPFSIIYFPLFANLNSLGGRGADGPAPFYVSFASGCIAGSTAAVAVNPVDVIKTRIQTMTRGSQEDTYSGVTDCIRKILRQEGPSAFLKGAYCRALVIAPLFGIAQVVYFLGMGEFLLSFLPQQNN, from the exons GTGCTGCTGTAAACCTGACTCTGGTCACTCCAGAGAAGGCCATCAAACTAGCTGCCAATGACTTCTTTAGACAGCACCTGTCCAAGGATGG tcagaagCTCACCCTGCTGAGGGAGATGCTGGCAGGTTGTGGTGCTGGTACATGTCAA GTCATCATCACCACTCCCATGGAGATGCTAAAGATCCAGTTACAGGATGCAGGGCGGATAG AGGCTCAGAGGAAGCTGATGTCCCAGGCTGCAGTTGGGGCCCCTGGGGGCCCAGTGGAGTTGAGGTCCCATACAGCAATGCAGCTCACCCGGGAGCTGCTGAGGAGCCAGGGCATTGCAGGGCTCTACAAGGGCCTGGGGGCCACACTCCTGAG GGACGTGCCATTCTCCATAATCTACTTCCCCCTGTTTGCCAATCTGAACAGTCTTGGTGGCCGTGGGGCTGATGGCCCCGCTCCCTTTTATGTGTCCTTTGCATCAGGCTGCATCGCTGGCAGTACAGCTGCTGTGGCAGTTAATCCTGTGGATG TGATTAAGACCAGAATTCAGACCATGACACGGGGAAGTCAGGAGGACACCTACAGCGGAGTGACAGACTGCATCAG GAAGATTCTGCGCCAAGAGGGTCCCTCTGCTTTCCTGAAGGGGGCGTACTGCCGTGCTCTGGTCATTGCTCCCCTCTTTGGCATCGCACAGGTGGTCTACTTCCTGGGAATGGGAGAGTTCCTTCTCAGCTTCCTGCCTCAACAGAACAACTAG